The proteins below are encoded in one region of Tsuneonella sp. CC-YZS046:
- a CDS encoding AMP-binding protein, with protein sequence MNTAGTLAAMFDLAVSRNPDGAAYHYFDGSRSYRQLDEDSDALACFLREHGVGKGGRVMACLQNVPATLIVLVACAKIGAITVLANPMYKARELAGLFEDCRPSAIVCHDSTVDESLHLLAEEGDAHLPAIILAVSAHDRQTRNDPWLGDPYRHRPLRGASRFEDALAAKAGEVVERAALDADDTAMLVYTSGTTGRPKGAMISHGNMFSAARFYRDWVDLRETDAVLALAPLFHVTGLSGHIFLAIDAAAPVIFNYRFEPRVMLEAVVEHKPSFTVGAITALNALTGYSGFRKEQFSSLRAILSGGAPIPPAVRQQFFDRTGLWIGNVYGLTETSGPITASPVGADIPVDPQSGALSTGIAVNCTLISFRDGDGREAPVGEVGELVAQGPGVVSGYWNKPQETEEAMREFGFMTGDMGFRDEQGWVYLVDRKKDMIIASGYKVWPREVEDVIYLHPAVREVAVVGVQDQYRGETVKAVVSLKPGAAAQADEIREFCKQRLAAYKYPRIVDIVEELPKTLTGKIIRAAVRD encoded by the coding sequence ATGAATACTGCCGGGACGCTGGCCGCAATGTTTGATCTGGCGGTGAGCCGCAATCCTGACGGTGCGGCCTATCATTATTTCGATGGATCGCGCAGCTATCGTCAGCTTGACGAGGATAGCGATGCGCTGGCCTGCTTCCTGCGGGAGCATGGCGTGGGCAAGGGGGGCCGCGTGATGGCGTGCCTGCAGAATGTTCCCGCCACGCTGATCGTGCTCGTGGCCTGCGCGAAGATCGGCGCGATCACCGTTCTGGCCAACCCGATGTACAAGGCGCGCGAATTGGCGGGCCTGTTCGAGGATTGCCGGCCTTCCGCGATCGTGTGCCACGACAGCACGGTGGACGAAAGCCTGCATCTGCTGGCCGAGGAGGGGGATGCCCATCTGCCGGCGATCATCCTCGCCGTGTCCGCGCATGACCGGCAGACGCGCAACGACCCCTGGCTGGGCGATCCGTATCGCCATCGTCCGCTGCGCGGCGCAAGCCGGTTCGAGGATGCGCTTGCGGCGAAGGCCGGGGAGGTTGTCGAACGGGCCGCTCTCGACGCCGATGACACGGCGATGCTGGTCTATACCTCGGGCACTACCGGACGGCCCAAGGGGGCGATGATCAGCCATGGCAACATGTTTTCGGCCGCGCGGTTCTATCGCGATTGGGTGGATCTGCGCGAGACCGATGCGGTGCTTGCGCTGGCGCCGTTGTTTCATGTGACCGGATTGTCCGGCCATATCTTCCTGGCGATCGACGCGGCCGCGCCGGTGATATTCAACTATCGCTTCGAGCCCAGAGTGATGCTGGAGGCGGTCGTGGAGCACAAGCCGAGCTTCACTGTCGGCGCGATCACCGCCCTCAATGCGCTGACCGGATATTCCGGTTTCCGGAAGGAGCAATTCTCCAGCCTGCGCGCCATTCTTTCCGGCGGCGCGCCGATTCCGCCTGCGGTGCGCCAGCAGTTTTTCGACCGGACCGGCCTGTGGATCGGCAATGTCTACGGGCTGACCGAGACCAGCGGGCCGATCACCGCTTCGCCGGTGGGCGCCGACATTCCGGTCGATCCGCAATCGGGTGCGCTTTCGACGGGGATCGCCGTCAATTGCACGCTGATTAGCTTCCGGGATGGGGATGGGCGCGAAGCCCCGGTGGGCGAGGTGGGGGAACTTGTGGCGCAGGGGCCTGGGGTGGTTTCAGGCTATTGGAACAAGCCGCAGGAAACCGAGGAAGCCATGCGGGAGTTCGGGTTCATGACCGGGGACATGGGCTTTCGCGACGAACAGGGGTGGGTCTATCTGGTCGACCGCAAGAAGGACATGATTATTGCGTCCGGCTACAAGGTCTGGCCGCGAGAGGTGGAGGATGTGATCTATCTCCATCCGGCGGTACGGGAAGTGGCGGTGGTCGGCGTGCAGGACCAGTATCGGGGCGAAACGGTCAAGGCCGTGGTCAGCCTCAAGCCCGGGGCCGCCGCGCAGGCGGATGAGATCAGGGAGTTCTGTAAGCAGCGCCTTGCCGCCTATAAATATCCCCGGATCGTCGACATCGTCGAGGAATTGCCCAAGACCCTGACGGGCAAGATCATCCGGGCGGCCGTGCGGGACTGA
- a CDS encoding LLM class flavin-dependent oxidoreductase — MKVGMFQTPFVRPERDATSVFDWAIRQSVVADEVGFTEMWIGEHLTLDWEGIPCPELVIAGAARLTKNIKFGPLAHLLPYHHPSTLAIQTAWLSQILKGRYMLGVAAGAYPTDAALAGFKDISTNHDRMFEAIEIMEKVWKAVPFDYEGKYWNAGYPDPNSPGAHMRDTRPYGGEMPMAMTGLSSPSPSINFAAKRGWIPASVYAGNKFLRTHFEDYARISAENGFKRDRSVHRVVRDVVVAETDEAARELAIEGGLGRAWKEYLKPTYERFGILAELMPDKSIDPADVDAEYLAEHVWIVGSPSTVIKKFENWFDELGGPFGTLLIYSHDFIDNPKPWEESMRLLAQEVAPKLP; from the coding sequence ATGAAAGTCGGTATGTTCCAGACCCCGTTCGTGAGGCCCGAACGCGACGCAACGTCTGTTTTCGATTGGGCTATCCGCCAATCGGTGGTCGCGGACGAAGTCGGTTTCACCGAAATGTGGATCGGCGAGCACCTGACCCTGGATTGGGAAGGCATCCCCTGCCCCGAGCTGGTGATTGCGGGTGCGGCCCGGCTGACGAAGAACATCAAGTTCGGCCCTCTTGCGCACCTCCTGCCCTATCACCACCCCTCCACGCTTGCGATCCAGACAGCCTGGCTGAGCCAGATCCTGAAGGGGCGCTACATGCTCGGCGTGGCCGCGGGCGCATATCCGACCGACGCCGCTCTCGCCGGCTTCAAGGATATTTCCACCAATCACGACCGCATGTTCGAAGCGATCGAGATCATGGAAAAGGTCTGGAAGGCCGTGCCTTTCGATTACGAAGGAAAATACTGGAACGCAGGCTATCCCGACCCCAATTCGCCGGGCGCCCATATGCGCGACACACGCCCCTATGGCGGTGAAATGCCGATGGCGATGACCGGCCTGAGTTCGCCGTCGCCGTCGATCAATTTCGCGGCCAAGCGCGGATGGATTCCGGCCTCTGTCTATGCCGGCAACAAGTTCCTGCGCACGCATTTCGAGGATTATGCGCGGATCAGCGCCGAAAACGGCTTCAAGCGCGATCGCTCGGTCCATCGTGTCGTCCGCGACGTGGTGGTCGCGGAAACCGATGAGGCGGCACGCGAGCTGGCAATCGAGGGCGGCCTGGGACGAGCCTGGAAGGAATATCTCAAGCCGACTTATGAGCGTTTCGGCATCCTCGCGGAACTCATGCCCGACAAATCGATCGATCCCGCTGACGTCGATGCCGAATATCTGGCGGAACACGTCTGGATCGTCGGCTCGCCTTCGACCGTTATCAAGAAGTTCGAAAACTGGTTCGATGAGCTGGGCGGCCCGTTCGGCACCCTTCTGATCTACAGCCACGATTTCATCGACAACCCCAAGCCCTGGGAAGAATCGATGCGCCTGCTTGCCCAGGAAGTGGCGCCGAAACTGCCCTGA
- a CDS encoding TetR family transcriptional regulator produces MMTAEPQAKLRPSTEETRIRIIEAAERLFGEQGIEAVSLRTISATARQRNNFSVQYHFGDRLGLLRAIFEYREAELDAIREKLVTEGRKRGQLGDMRFLLRVCFYPEFRHFMQNNGLPYIRLHFQYLANLRPRGVLHPIDYDSPSSTYLRETIHCMRQKLHFLNEQQFAMRLEAVSSMFLGAIMQHAARPQEPALHAAVHYPSLFETLLEMMAVAITVPPWDFSGDD; encoded by the coding sequence ATGATGACGGCCGAGCCGCAGGCCAAATTGCGCCCCTCGACCGAGGAAACGCGCATCAGAATAATCGAAGCCGCTGAACGCCTGTTCGGCGAACAGGGGATCGAGGCGGTTTCCCTGCGCACCATATCCGCGACGGCGAGGCAGCGTAACAATTTCAGCGTTCAGTATCACTTCGGTGACCGTCTGGGCCTTTTGCGCGCCATCTTCGAATATCGCGAGGCGGAGCTGGACGCGATCCGCGAAAAGCTGGTGACAGAAGGCCGGAAGCGCGGCCAGCTGGGGGACATGCGCTTTCTCCTGCGCGTCTGCTTCTACCCGGAATTCCGCCATTTCATGCAGAACAACGGCTTGCCGTATATCCGGCTGCACTTCCAGTATCTCGCCAATCTGCGGCCGCGCGGCGTGCTTCATCCGATCGACTACGATTCACCATCCAGCACTTATCTGCGCGAGACGATACATTGCATGCGCCAGAAGCTGCACTTCCTCAACGAGCAGCAGTTCGCGATGCGGCTGGAAGCGGTCAGCTCCATGTTTCTCGGCGCGATCATGCAACATGCCGCGCGCCCGCAGGAACCTGCGCTGCACGCGGCAGTGCATTACCCTTCCCTGTTCGAAACGCTGCTGGAAATGATGGCGGTGGCCATCACCGTTCCGCCATGGGATTTCTCGGGGGACGACTGA
- a CDS encoding glucose 1-dehydrogenase: MEGFAMGRLAGKVAIISGAAQGMGEADARLFVAEGAKVVLGDLDEARGLALAEELGDSAIFHRLDVASEGDWQAIVAAAEQAFGPVTALVNNAGIIGPVQPCADLSEADFAKVCTVNLTGVFLGSKHVIPSMLRAGGGSIVNVSSISGIVAIYGTPNVAYAASKFGVRGLTKQLAIEYGARKIRVNSIHPGYIRTRMMTDSLDEEGINVASGSVPIGRVGEPSDVALLAVYLASDESGFVTGSEYVIDGGLTAL; this comes from the coding sequence ATGGAAGGATTTGCAATGGGAAGGCTGGCCGGGAAGGTTGCCATCATCAGCGGAGCTGCCCAGGGAATGGGCGAAGCGGATGCTCGGCTGTTCGTCGCGGAAGGCGCGAAGGTGGTGCTGGGCGATCTTGACGAGGCGCGCGGCCTGGCGCTTGCCGAAGAATTGGGCGATTCCGCGATTTTCCATCGCCTCGACGTTGCAAGCGAGGGCGATTGGCAGGCCATTGTCGCAGCGGCGGAGCAGGCGTTCGGCCCCGTCACCGCGCTTGTCAACAATGCGGGCATCATCGGGCCTGTTCAGCCATGCGCCGACCTCTCCGAGGCGGACTTCGCCAAGGTCTGCACCGTCAATCTGACGGGCGTGTTCCTCGGTTCCAAGCATGTGATTCCATCCATGCTTCGTGCCGGGGGCGGTTCCATCGTCAATGTGTCGTCGATTTCGGGAATCGTGGCGATCTACGGCACGCCGAATGTCGCCTATGCGGCCAGCAAATTCGGAGTGCGCGGTCTGACCAAGCAGCTTGCGATAGAATATGGAGCCAGGAAAATCCGCGTGAATTCAATACATCCCGGCTATATCCGGACCCGGATGATGACGGATTCCCTCGATGAAGAAGGCATAAATGTCGCCAGCGGCTCCGTGCCGATCGGTCGTGTCGGCGAGCCGTCCGATGTCGCGCTTCTGGCGGTTTATCTCGCCTCGGACGAATCCGGTTTCGTCACCGGCAGCGAATATGTCATCGATGGCGGGCTGACCGCCCTGTAG
- a CDS encoding TonB-dependent receptor, with amino-acid sequence MKYNNALLGFASVTALACGTQAAIAQEEAPSSYGVGEIVVTAQKRQESVNKVGMSITALAGDQLVKQNIVSAGELVKVVPGFTFTEAPRGSPVFAIRGIGFDDSTVGSASTVALYTDEVPISFPMEARFPTLDLERVEVLKGPQGILFGQNSTAGAINFIAAKPTDEFHAGFDGSFGRFNHIQASGFLSGPLTDTLKTRLAVMGQKSTGWQTNNWVQGQQGLAYVDRADLSLGTVPVTLGRDYQNKLGAKRGFAARWITEWEPTTDLKITFNVNGWVDKSDTQAAQLLYAFPLQVPFPYIPYSHYPTPPRNARSADWDPYINNDRLPASVGKQERLRRDDSYLQASARIDYNLNENLVLTSISSYSRYKQNYGMDVDGTALSNFSIGDRARARTFNQELRIAGDYDNLKFIIGANYMKAKTQQYNRYYVDELSVYVGFINNTDSGAFFKQPIRDIAAFANVDYTIGLLTLHAGVRYTEDKRSYTGCTQDYGDGVQANAFNIVIPGLNAAKGVPAGQELPNIQPGACTSSNVLTKADYVSPTNPNGEYFSPGLAHFELKEDNVSWRLGADFQVTPTTMLYANVSKGYKSGSFPAVNVASNLQLEGVKQELVLAYEAGIKAGLLDRRVQLNIAGFYNDYRNKQLRGRILDPFGFFGVLDKLLNIPKSRVYGAEASLQIAPTQGLNLNLGGTYVNTKVTRDFFAYDPVGNLINYKGLVFPHTPKWNFTASADYETPVNDKLNIFMGASMLYQSKAIGLFARPEEISQVDLDPTQFPGVKVPGDAFNKKAYTTVDAQIGVAAEDGQWRAWIWGKNIFNTYYWNNATQSFDSIYRLTAMPATYGAAVSFRF; translated from the coding sequence ATGAAATACAATAATGCTCTGTTAGGCTTTGCGTCCGTCACGGCTTTGGCCTGCGGCACGCAAGCGGCTATCGCTCAGGAGGAGGCTCCCAGCAGCTACGGCGTCGGCGAAATCGTCGTCACTGCTCAGAAGCGCCAGGAATCCGTAAACAAGGTCGGCATGTCGATCACCGCGCTCGCGGGCGATCAGCTGGTCAAGCAAAACATCGTTTCCGCGGGCGAACTCGTGAAGGTCGTGCCCGGCTTCACCTTCACGGAAGCTCCGCGCGGTTCGCCGGTCTTCGCCATTCGCGGCATCGGCTTCGACGATTCCACCGTGGGCTCGGCATCGACCGTGGCGCTGTATACGGACGAAGTTCCGATCTCCTTCCCGATGGAAGCCCGTTTCCCCACGCTCGACCTCGAACGGGTCGAAGTGTTGAAGGGGCCGCAGGGCATTCTGTTCGGGCAGAACTCCACCGCGGGCGCGATCAACTTCATCGCCGCCAAGCCCACCGATGAATTCCATGCGGGCTTCGACGGCAGTTTCGGCCGCTTCAACCATATCCAGGCGAGCGGCTTCTTGAGCGGCCCGCTGACGGATACGCTCAAGACCCGTCTTGCCGTCATGGGCCAGAAGTCCACCGGCTGGCAGACCAACAATTGGGTCCAGGGCCAGCAAGGCTTGGCCTATGTCGATCGCGCCGATCTGTCGCTCGGCACGGTTCCGGTCACGCTGGGCCGCGACTACCAGAACAAGCTGGGCGCCAAGCGCGGCTTCGCGGCACGCTGGATCACCGAATGGGAACCCACGACCGACCTGAAGATCACCTTCAACGTCAATGGCTGGGTCGACAAGTCGGACACGCAGGCAGCACAGTTGCTCTATGCATTCCCGCTGCAGGTGCCATTCCCATACATTCCTTACAGCCATTACCCCACTCCGCCGCGCAATGCGCGCTCGGCCGACTGGGACCCCTATATCAACAACGATCGTCTGCCGGCCTCGGTGGGCAAGCAGGAAAGGCTGCGTCGTGACGACAGCTATCTCCAGGCCTCCGCTCGGATCGATTACAATCTGAACGAGAATCTCGTTCTGACCTCGATCTCGTCCTACAGCCGCTACAAGCAGAATTACGGCATGGACGTCGATGGCACGGCGCTCAGCAACTTCTCGATCGGCGACCGGGCGCGGGCGCGCACCTTCAACCAGGAACTGCGCATCGCGGGCGACTATGACAATCTGAAGTTCATCATCGGCGCCAACTACATGAAGGCGAAGACGCAGCAGTATAACCGCTACTATGTCGATGAATTGTCCGTCTATGTCGGCTTCATCAACAACACGGACTCGGGCGCCTTCTTCAAGCAGCCGATCCGGGACATCGCGGCATTCGCCAATGTCGATTACACGATCGGCCTGCTCACGCTGCATGCCGGTGTCCGCTATACGGAAGACAAGCGCAGCTACACCGGCTGTACCCAGGACTATGGCGATGGCGTTCAGGCGAATGCCTTCAATATCGTTATTCCGGGCCTGAACGCGGCAAAGGGTGTGCCCGCAGGGCAGGAACTGCCGAACATCCAGCCGGGCGCGTGTACGTCCAGCAATGTTCTCACCAAGGCGGACTATGTAAGCCCGACCAACCCCAATGGCGAATATTTCTCGCCGGGTCTGGCTCATTTCGAACTCAAGGAAGACAACGTAAGCTGGCGTCTCGGCGCGGACTTCCAGGTCACGCCGACCACCATGCTCTACGCCAACGTGTCGAAGGGCTACAAGTCGGGCAGCTTCCCGGCGGTCAACGTCGCCAGCAACCTGCAGCTCGAAGGGGTGAAGCAGGAATTGGTGCTCGCCTATGAAGCGGGTATCAAGGCCGGCCTGCTGGATCGTCGCGTTCAGCTGAACATCGCCGGCTTCTACAACGATTACCGCAACAAGCAGCTGCGCGGCCGTATTCTCGATCCGTTCGGCTTCTTCGGCGTGCTGGACAAGCTCCTCAACATTCCGAAGTCCCGCGTCTACGGCGCGGAAGCGTCGCTGCAGATCGCCCCGACCCAGGGCCTCAACCTGAATCTCGGCGGCACCTATGTGAACACCAAGGTCACGCGCGATTTCTTCGCCTATGACCCGGTGGGGAACCTCATCAACTACAAGGGCCTCGTCTTCCCGCACACGCCGAAGTGGAACTTCACCGCTTCCGCGGATTACGAAACGCCGGTCAACGACAAGCTGAACATCTTCATGGGCGCCAGCATGCTCTATCAGAGCAAGGCCATCGGCCTGTTTGCGCGGCCTGAGGAAATTTCGCAGGTCGATCTGGACCCCACCCAGTTCCCCGGCGTGAAGGTTCCCGGCGATGCCTTCAACAAGAAGGCCTACACCACGGTCGACGCCCAGATCGGCGTCGCCGCGGAAGACGGCCAGTGGAGAGCGTGGATCTGGGGCAAGAACATCTTCAACACCTACTACTGGAACAACGCGACCCAGTCGTTCGACTCCATCTATCGCCTTACCGCAATGCCGGCGACCTACGGCGCTGCCGTATCCTTCCGGTTCTGA
- a CDS encoding glucose 1-dehydrogenase — protein MGRLSGKVAIVTGAAQGMGESHARTFVREGAKVVLTDVNATDGERIAGELGDAAHFMRHDVAQSDQWSAVVAEAEKRFGPVNVLVNNAGIIGPVYEDFIFPEADFRKVFEVNELGVFLGMCAVIPSMKKNGGGSIVNISSIAGITGPGASSNAAYVATKFAVRGMTKYAAVVHGKDGIRVNSVHPGVILTPMMAAVLDPEGGDMAGAIPLGRMAQPSEVSNLVLFLASDEASYISGEEHVIDGGLLAG, from the coding sequence ATGGGAAGGCTTTCGGGGAAGGTCGCGATCGTAACGGGCGCCGCTCAGGGCATGGGGGAATCCCACGCCCGCACCTTCGTTCGCGAAGGCGCGAAAGTCGTCCTGACCGACGTCAATGCAACGGACGGGGAACGCATCGCAGGCGAACTGGGGGATGCCGCCCATTTCATGCGGCATGACGTTGCCCAGTCCGACCAATGGAGCGCAGTCGTGGCCGAAGCCGAAAAGCGCTTCGGCCCGGTCAATGTGCTGGTCAACAATGCCGGCATCATCGGCCCGGTTTATGAAGACTTCATCTTTCCGGAAGCGGATTTCCGGAAAGTCTTCGAGGTCAATGAACTCGGCGTATTCCTTGGCATGTGCGCCGTCATTCCGAGCATGAAGAAAAATGGCGGCGGGTCCATCGTCAACATCTCGTCCATCGCCGGGATTACCGGCCCCGGCGCATCGTCGAACGCCGCCTATGTGGCCACGAAGTTCGCTGTCAGAGGAATGACGAAATATGCGGCGGTCGTGCATGGAAAGGACGGAATCCGCGTAAACTCCGTGCATCCAGGCGTGATCCTGACACCCATGATGGCGGCAGTTCTCGATCCCGAAGGGGGAGATATGGCTGGCGCGATCCCCCTCGGGCGAATGGCCCAGCCGTCCGAGGTTTCCAACCTGGTCCTGTTCCTCGCATCCGACGAAGCATCCTACATTTCGGGCGAGGAACACGTGATCGATGGGGGGCTGCTGGCAGGTTAG
- a CDS encoding cytochrome P450: protein METAVPEKNLDNMVRKPENVPADCVVDFNLHQPIPDGKSAHEFWRELISQASRPVMWTPHNGGHWIVIEPGLCETVLTDSEHFSSRVVIVPREPIGETYSNFIPLSLDPPEHAPYRKILNDNLGPKQINRLKDEVSGLAVELIEGFRAKGRCNFVHDFAEQLPVRIFMRLVNLPEEDLPKLKYLADQFTRPDGTIEFHEVEKQFRDYIGPILRERRGGSGDDMLTRMANAEANGRPLTDLEAENLSIQALVGGLDTVVNLLAYVFSHLAVNDELRRTLASDPARLEESMNEFLRRFPVVSDSREVRKDVEFGGVTMKARDMVMASTIAIAMNETSNADALDFRFDRKTRRHSVFGRGNHTCPGMYLARLELKMVLTEWLARIPEFRLAKGTSLTFTSGIVATVDPFELEWDV, encoded by the coding sequence GTGGAGACGGCTGTCCCTGAGAAAAATCTCGACAATATGGTCAGGAAGCCGGAAAACGTGCCTGCGGATTGCGTGGTCGATTTCAATCTCCACCAGCCCATCCCCGATGGCAAATCCGCACACGAATTCTGGCGGGAATTGATCTCCCAGGCCTCTCGGCCAGTGATGTGGACGCCGCATAACGGCGGGCACTGGATCGTCATCGAGCCGGGTCTTTGCGAAACTGTCCTGACCGATTCAGAGCATTTTTCGAGCAGGGTCGTCATTGTTCCCCGCGAACCGATCGGGGAAACCTATTCGAACTTCATCCCGCTTTCGCTCGATCCGCCGGAACACGCCCCCTACCGCAAGATTCTCAACGACAATCTCGGCCCCAAGCAGATCAACCGCCTTAAAGACGAAGTGTCCGGTCTCGCGGTCGAGCTGATCGAGGGGTTCCGGGCAAAGGGCCGCTGCAACTTCGTGCATGATTTCGCCGAGCAGCTTCCGGTCCGCATCTTCATGCGGCTGGTGAACCTTCCGGAAGAGGACCTGCCGAAGCTCAAATATCTGGCAGATCAGTTCACGCGACCCGACGGGACCATCGAATTCCACGAAGTCGAGAAGCAGTTCAGGGACTATATCGGCCCGATCCTGCGCGAACGGCGCGGCGGCTCCGGCGATGACATGCTGACCAGAATGGCCAACGCGGAAGCGAATGGCCGCCCGCTGACCGACCTGGAAGCGGAGAACCTGAGCATCCAGGCCCTGGTCGGCGGTCTTGACACCGTCGTGAACCTGCTTGCCTATGTATTCTCGCATCTGGCGGTGAATGACGAATTGCGGCGGACTCTTGCCAGCGATCCAGCCAGGCTCGAGGAATCCATGAACGAGTTCCTGCGCCGCTTCCCGGTCGTGTCGGATTCACGCGAAGTCCGCAAGGATGTGGAATTCGGCGGCGTCACCATGAAGGCCCGCGACATGGTCATGGCCTCGACCATCGCCATCGCCATGAACGAAACGAGCAACGCCGACGCCCTCGATTTCCGGTTCGACCGCAAAACCCGGCGCCATTCGGTGTTCGGCCGCGGCAACCACACCTGCCCCGGCATGTATCTCGCCCGGCTGGAGCTGAAAATGGTCCTGACCGAATGGCTCGCGCGCATTCCGGAATTTCGCTTGGCGAAGGGCACCAGCCTGACCTTCACAAGCGGCATTGTCGCGACAGTCGATCCGTTTGAACTGGAGTGGGATGTCTAG
- the fumC gene encoding class II fumarate hydratase, translated as MTEIRIEKDSMGEMAVPADRLWGAQTQRSLENFRIGGEVMPRPVIRALGLIKKSAARINAEMGQLAPELAEAIVAAAGEVVRGDLDENFPLVVWQTGSGTQTNMNVNEVIANRANVLLGGKPGTKSPVHPNDHVNMGQSSNDTFPSAIHIASVTELREHLIPVLEHLQALLAGKARAWAHIVKIGRTHTQDATPLTLGQEFSGYARQIEAGLERLRTAMAGLHELAQGGTAVGTGLNSPPGFGEAIAAEIGKETGYPFISAPNKFEALAAQDALLFCHGAINTLAASLFKIANDIRLLGSGPRSGLGELALPENEPGSSIMPGKVNPTQCEAMTQVCGQIFGNHAALTFACSQGQFELNVYRPLMAYNFLQSVRLMGDAAQSFSDHLLAGLEPRIDNIKAGVERSLMLVTALAPRIGYDKAAAIAKTAHETGATLREAAIASGAVTVEEYDQMVRPENMLGPKGG; from the coding sequence TTGACTGAGATCCGGATCGAGAAGGACTCCATGGGGGAAATGGCCGTCCCCGCCGATCGCTTGTGGGGGGCGCAGACCCAGCGTTCGCTGGAGAATTTCCGCATAGGAGGCGAGGTCATGCCCCGGCCGGTCATCCGGGCGCTCGGTCTCATCAAGAAATCCGCGGCCCGGATAAACGCGGAAATGGGGCAGCTTGCGCCCGAGCTTGCGGAGGCGATCGTTGCTGCCGCCGGCGAAGTGGTGCGCGGCGATCTGGACGAGAACTTCCCGCTGGTGGTCTGGCAGACCGGGTCCGGCACCCAGACCAACATGAACGTCAACGAGGTGATCGCGAACCGGGCCAATGTGCTGCTGGGCGGAAAGCCTGGCACGAAAAGCCCGGTCCACCCCAACGATCACGTGAACATGGGGCAATCCTCGAACGACACATTTCCTTCCGCCATCCATATCGCATCCGTCACCGAACTGCGCGAACACCTGATTCCGGTGCTCGAGCATCTGCAGGCATTGCTGGCGGGCAAGGCCAGGGCATGGGCGCACATCGTCAAGATCGGCCGCACCCATACGCAGGATGCGACGCCGCTCACGCTAGGGCAGGAGTTTTCCGGCTATGCGCGACAGATCGAAGCGGGGCTGGAGCGGCTGCGAACCGCCATGGCCGGCTTGCACGAGTTGGCCCAGGGCGGCACCGCGGTGGGCACCGGGCTGAACTCGCCGCCAGGCTTCGGCGAAGCGATTGCCGCGGAGATCGGCAAGGAAACCGGATATCCTTTCATATCCGCCCCCAACAAGTTCGAAGCGCTGGCGGCGCAGGACGCGCTGCTCTTCTGCCATGGCGCGATCAACACCCTCGCCGCCAGCCTGTTCAAGATCGCCAACGACATCCGCCTGCTCGGCTCCGGCCCGCGCTCGGGCCTCGGGGAGCTTGCCCTGCCGGAAAACGAACCCGGCTCGTCCATCATGCCCGGCAAGGTCAACCCCACCCAATGCGAGGCGATGACCCAGGTATGCGGGCAGATATTCGGCAATCATGCGGCCCTGACCTTCGCCTGCAGCCAGGGACAGTTCGAGCTGAACGTGTATCGCCCGCTGATGGCCTATAATTTCCTCCAGTCCGTCCGGCTGATGGGCGATGCGGCGCAGAGCTTCTCGGACCATCTCCTTGCCGGGCTCGAGCCGCGGATCGACAATATCAAGGCCGGCGTGGAACGGTCGCTGATGCTGGTCACCGCGCTGGCGCCGCGTATCGGCTATGACAAGGCCGCCGCGATCGCCAAGACAGCCCATGAAACGGGGGCTACGCTGCGCGAGGCGGCCATCGCGAGCGGGGCCGTCACGGTCGAGGAATATGACCAGATGGTTCGTCCGGAAAACATGCTTGGGCCAAAAGGCGGTTGA